The DNA region ACGCAGTTCACCGTAATGGATAAGTAGTTTTCATTTGCCACCATCGCCGCCTCCGTAGCGGCCACGCCGCCAGGCAGCGCCTTACACGCGCACGCTTACACAGCCCAGTATACCACGATGAAAGCACCGGTCGTTTACCTGCTTACGTCGACATCAGCACTAAGAGAGGAATAGGAGTTTTCATTAGCCGCCATCGCCTCCTCCGCTTATATGCAGTATACCACCCGGCGTTCTCCTGTCAAATCCAACCCTGTTCAGCGGTATCACATCTCCTACCCCGTTCTAACCCAGCCCCACCCCCATCGCTCATTGTCATTTCACGCGAATTCACCGATATTTTATTTCTTGCGACAACAGCTCTCCTATGCCGCTTGTCTCAGGCATCGGCAAATTCGTCCACGTAGTGTGCATCTTCCGAGATTGGGCAGTATGTTAACGGCAATTCCTCCTGTTTTACCGGCGGAGCGCGCGGCGGTTCAAGGTGCCAAGCATCTATAGAAACGAGCCATTGCTTATACAGGAACGTATATCCTTCACGGATATATTCAACGATCTGCATCTCTTTCCCACACTTCGGGCATTTTAAGGGATCGACCTCATACACTTTGCGGATCAGCATCGCCCAACGTTTCCTATACTCTCGCTGCTCTACCGTCGCGCCTTCTCTTGGCATCTCGTCATACTCTTTTTCTTTCGCTCTCGCGCGGCTCGAGTACTCGCCGTAATAATTGATATACCTTTGTCTATATTTCGGTATATGAGATGTTACTGCAGCAAGAAAATCATTCGCTTCGAATATCTCAAAGTTTCGCCGCTTTCCTTTGTTCATAGTTCCGTGATACAGAACCTTCCCGGTCTGCGGCACGTACTCCATAGATTCAAGCGAAAAGTGCGGCTTTACAATATATCGTGCTAATTGCTCGAACTCAGCTACACTCCGTTCATCGGATTTCTTGAATTCAACACGCCGCCGAGCGTATACAGAGAACCCGTTATGCCGATAACCGGAAACCTTGGCGATCGTCTCCTCGGTAACAAATCCCTTTTCAAGCACGTAATTAGTGATCGCCACCTCCCAAAGAGAACGCAGATATTTCTCAGCAAGATCCCCGTATCGAGGCATGAAGTAGAATGAACCGGATGGCGTAAAGATGCCGTCTGTCGTGATCAAATGAATATGCGGGTTTGGGTCCTGATATTCCCCTGCGGTTTCTATAGATATCACTCCGCCCGGACGTCCGTACGCAGGGACGCGTGAGCGAGCGCGAGACATGGATGTCGATTTGCGCGAGCCGTCCCGCTGAAGCGTGTTGCACATGAAGGCATGTATACAATCCCAAGCCATCCGTGAAAGGTCATTGAGCGCCGGTCTATGCCAATAGAAATTTTTACGCATAAGCTTCGGAATGGTAAAGACTATATGACGGTGTGGAACTTCAAGCGCTATTGTTTCGGTTATGAATGCTCCAGTTTCCAGCATGTGCTTCTGCATGCAAGAAGGGCACGCACATCGCGATTTACAAGAAAACGGCAGAATATACTCGTGCTCGCAGTCATTGTCTTGGCATTGTATTCGAGCAAATCCATATTTAGGAATACCGTATTTGCGGTACTTCTGTATTTCCCCGGTCTATCTCCGGGCGGAAAAAGCCATACTGCTCACCATAGACGACATTATACTCTTCACGGAAAGCATCATAATGCGCTTCCATGATCTTATAGAGCGGAGATCTCCCCGGTCTGCGTTGACGATATACCCCTTGCGCCTGCACATATAGTATTGAACACAGTAAATATTAAAATTCAGCCTGATACATTTCCGCATACAGGTATGTTCTCCCCTCTCTCACTTCCCTGTGAGAGAGGGGAGCGGCATATACGCCTTCTCCTGCGCAACGCAATAATAGCCGAGGGGTGAGTGTTTGTCTTCGCGACGAAAAATAGAATATCAGCCTGATGCTTTTGTATGAAATGCATCACGAGCCCCGTGATATGTTTTTCTTAAACCCCTATTCCCGTCAAAATATTTTTTCTCACTCCAAGTATTTTATCAGCCTCCCCTTTCCCCTTTTGAAGGGGAAAGGGGCTGGGGGTTAGGGGTTATTTCGGAGCGGCGTATATGTTCCCACCTGCACGACATAATAAATGCCGAGGGGTGAGTGTCCCCTCACTGCAGTACACGCTCAATAAATCGCATGAGATCATGCTCGAACAGCAGCACCATCGGTTCGATGTTCTTCCCGTCATTGGTCGTCTCGCGGAGCGTATGCGGCAGACCCGCCGCCTCAAGATATATCGGCGAATGCCCTTTCGCGCGGAGCACTTGCGCCATGGCGCGCGACTGATCGACCGGCACCACGGTATCGCCCGAACCGTGAGCCATCCACACCGGCGCCATAGCGGCATGCACATGTGCTATCGGCGATGCATCGCGGTAGAGTGATACATCGGCGGACGGCGTCGTTCCCATGAACGTCGTCACCATGGTGCCGTTGCGTTTCGCTTCGTGATCGTACTGCGCGTTCATATCGGTGATGCCGCAATTGCAGACGACACCGCAGAGCTTCGGCATGGCGTGTTTCTCAGCGGTCGCGCGTGCGCCGATCAGCATCGCCAAATGCCCGCCGGCAGAAGAGCCGTATATCATACACCGTTCATTATCAAGCCCGTGCTGTCCGTTATTATTGCGGAGCCACGCAAGCGATACGAGCATGTCCTCGTATGGCGCAGGAAAGCGGTGCGCTGGCGCAAGGCGGTAGCTTACGAGCACAAGCGCAATGCCGCGCTGCTTCAGATGCGGCCAGAGGAAAGCGTACGATGACTGGTCGCCGTTCTGCCACCCGCCGCCATGAATGCCGAGCACATAGGGATGCGGCCCTTTCCCCTCGGGCAGATAGATATGAACATTCCCGCGTTCTGCGATGGCAGGATTTGCCTGGACTATCACCGGTGTCGACATGTTCGCTCCTCGCTCCATGCAACTTCAATAAGATTCAATGAAAAGACATGCGTGACGGGATATCGTTTTCGACGTTCCCTTCGCAGGGAACAGCAGTGCTTCGCCGGTCCAGAAATCCCGGTAGCGCAGCGATGTATCGATATCCGTTCCCCGTATGGCGAACTTTTTCGGTCTATCGGCATAATTGACGAAAAGATATCTCCTGCCGTGCTCGTTCATCTGTACCCAGCGCTCGGGGTGTACATGCTCGAAAAGATCGATAGGCACGCCGCGCCCGCGGTCCAGAGCGGCAACGGTCCTTCGCACGAGATCAAGCCCGCGCTCATTAAGCCGAGAAAGTTTGTCGGAAAGAGCTATGACGCCGCCGGTCACCACAGCAAGCGACATGAGCACGCATGCTTCATCATACGTTACGAAATTCTCCCACATCATCTTCCATTCGATATTCTGGTCCTTCATGTTCTGGAACACGTTGAGCGGGTTCATGCGGCGCAGGTCCGCATCCGTGCTCGTATCATCGCCGCGGCAGACAGCGAAATCCGGGTCGCTCCACCAGAGCACGCGGTTCATCCAGTAGCGTGCGGCCATCGACTTCACATTGCTCATGACATTATGCCAGCGCGGGGCCACATCGGACGACACGCGCGTGCTGTTGACGATGCCGTCGCCGATCTCAAAGGGAAAATTGCAGCCGAGTATATGCGCATCCTTCCCCGCGGCATCCCTGATGAGCGAGAGCGCATCGCGCATGAGCTTTCCCTTCGCCGCCTTCACCCCGTTGTGATGTACCGCGTTCTGCAGATGACGGAGGAAATCGAGCTTGAAATACTCATAGCCCATGGCGCGGTAGCGGGAGAACAGTTCCGAAAGGAATTTCCTGCTCTTCTCCGCGGCGGCATCGAGAATGAACCCCATGCGTTTCATGCACTGGAAGGGAAGACCGGGCAATTTCTTATCGCCGGTCGCGAGCATGTCGGCATGCCAGTCTGCTATCATGCTGTGTTCCTCAACGATGAATGGCGCGAACCACAGCCCCGGCTTCATCCCTTTTTCCTTTATCTTCCGCGCGAGACCATCCATACCGGACGGGAATTTATAGTTCACTTCCCAGTCGCCGTAGGCGTGCTGCCAGCCGTCATCGACGACGATGTATTCGATATGTTTTGACAGCACCGGATCGTTCGCGATGAGATCGACATTATCCATGACCTCGGATTCCGTGATGCTCCAGCGGTAGTAATCCCAGCTGTTCCACATGATGGGCCGTTTCGAGAAATCCTTTTTTCCGGAAGACTGGCGTTCGCCGTAGCGTTCGAGGAGCGCATGCCCGCTTTTTCCGGAAACAATAGTAAGCGGTGTAAGAGCGATGCGATCACCCTTCTTTACATCGACCTCGGTACGCATCGATGCGGTCAGTCGCGATACGCCCTTCGCCGTCGGTGTGCCGGTAATGAGCGAGGGGAAATCTTCTTTCAGATCAAAAGCCATGAGCGCGAAGCCATCGTCCAGTTTCAGCGCGGTGAAATGCCAGCTCTCGAAGGGCTTGCCTGCCTGCTTCATCGGGAAGCGAACGAGCTCGCAGCCGCCCATGACATGACCGTGAACAAGGAGAGACCGCGGGGCAATAACGCCTGGTCCGATCGGGTGAAGGATATCGATGCGTTCACAGCAGGCCGCCTTGGTGAACTGCACATCGCCGCTGAGCGTTATGCCGTCACTAGCACCGTCATGATGCACTGCGACCGCGATCGAGACGATGATGCCTTTGCCCGTGCCGATATGATGTGCGGTGCCGCCGCTATTCTGCGTGCGCCAGCGAAGATCGGTGCCGCGGACAAGAGCGCTTCCTGTTGCGACCGCGATGGAGTATCGCGCAAGATGAAGACCGCCGATAGTCGCTGTGAAACACCCGCTCTTCGGGTCAAAATGAAAAGCATGCATCGATAGGACCTCCGGCATGGCGACATTCTATCGCAGTATTGCGTTCATGCAATGGTGCCGGGGCATTATTGAATATCGGAAAGCAATGCGTTCAATCGCGGCAAGCTATCGTGCAGCTGTTTCGCTGTCATGCTTTTTGTCATGGGCTCGAACTCGCCGATCTCTGATGGACGTATCGTGAACGCCGCCCATTCCTTTCCGTCAATGCGGATGAGAACGCCGGCAGCAAGCTCGGCAGGCGAATAGCCGCTCCCGTCATCCTTCTGGTAGACGCGTTTCCCTATCGAATCATAGAGACGATACTTCCCCGCAGCAATGCCCTGTATCATGCAATTGAGATACATCGGATACGGATAATCGTTCGCAACGGCAACAAGCATGTTCCCTTTGTACAGGAACGAACGTGTGATCGACAGCGTCACTTCTTTTCCGCCGATGGTCTTCGGTACAGGCGAGACGATGACCGCGTTCGCGGCATCGGTCCTCTGTCCGTCGAGCACCGCATCTTCGAGCGCACTGATGATCCCGTTCGCTCTCGCCTTCAGTGCGATATACCGTCCATCCTGCATGAAATGATACTGCCATGTCCCGTATCCTTCCAACCCGTCAAAGAAACACAGGAGCGCCGTCATATAGAAATCACGCGGCAATACCGCCTGCTCATCGAAATATTCTGTCGCCATAAAAAGCGTCCGCGGCATCCGAGGCCCCCCGGCATGTCCCGACTCGCGTCGCACGCGGTTGATGTTCGCGAAGTCTGCAATGAGCGGCGTGAGCGTATTGCCGATGATACCCGCGCGGCTGAACGATGTGAGATACACCGTGTTCGGATACGACCATGCGATCGCTGATTCGATATCCTTGTAGAACGCCTGATGGTCATGCGCACGCGCCCAGGAATGGCCCGGTGTCACATAGCTCGGTTCATAGGCGATGACGAAGTCCGGCTTGTAGTCGAGCTTCATCTCATCGCCTGCCTCGCGCGTGAGCGACTGAATGCGGCGTATGATGTTCGCGTACTGATATGATGAAAAGCGGTTATGCTCATCGCTCTCTTTATTCGTAACGGCATCCGTCCAGTTCACCATCTCGCTTTCGCTCTTCTTCGTGAACGCTTTGTATTCCTCACGGCAGCGGTCGCAGACACAGCCGAGCTTCTGGAACATGTAGGGCTCCCAGTTCGCATAGATATGATGCGCCTCGGCAAGCGTCTTCGTAATGCGTTCCTTGAGCACGGTGCGGCCTGAACGTTCCCTTCGCAACATCGGCATTGTAAAGCCCCGCGGGATCCATGGCATTGCTGTATTCGCCCGCTTTGAAGAAGACGACGCCGTCATCGCTCACGAAATATTCCTCACGGCTCGGGTAGAACACGCCGGATGCAGTGCGCGCCCCGTGATTCGCCGCAATCTCGCCGATCGGCTCTATCGAACCGAGATCGACAACAATATCCATGAATTGTACGCCGATGAAATTCGCGCACTTCGATGACACCCAGAAGAATGCGCCGCTTTCCGTTTCACCGTCGGTGAGTATCGTATCGTAGTCGGGTATCGCCTTGAGACTCTTCTCCCAGGTCTTTGCCGGGAGCGCGCTCATCGTGTACTTCTTCCCGCGCGCGATATTATCCGCCGACAATACCCCCGCGGCGAGTACGGCCAATAGTAGGTGCTTCATGCGTGCATCTCCTTTCACAGCGTATCGCGGATAATGAGCTCTTCCGGCAGGATGATGCGCATGCCCGGACGGTAGCCAAAGCGTATCTGCGCGGCGAGCTCGGTAACAAGCGAACGCCCGATATCGGCATAGGGAACGCGGATAGCGGATACGGCGGGGGTCATGCGCGCAAGGTCGGGATGGTCCTCGCAGGAGAGGAACGATATCTCCTTCGGCGTCCGGTGCATGATGGTCGGCTGTACGGCACGTGCAAGTTCCGATGTCGATACGATGACGCCGTCGTATGCATTCGACGCGATCG from Spirochaetota bacterium includes:
- a CDS encoding glycoside hydrolase family 36 protein, with the protein product MPEVLSMHAFHFDPKSGCFTATIGGLHLARYSIAVATGSALVRGTDLRWRTQNSGGTAHHIGTGKGIIVSIAVAVHHDGASDGITLSGDVQFTKAACCERIDILHPIGPGVIAPRSLLVHGHVMGGCELVRFPMKQAGKPFESWHFTALKLDDGFALMAFDLKEDFPSLITGTPTAKGVSRLTASMRTEVDVKKGDRIALTPLTIVSGKSGHALLERYGERQSSGKKDFSKRPIMWNSWDYYRWSITESEVMDNVDLIANDPVLSKHIEYIVVDDGWQHAYGDWEVNYKFPSGMDGLARKIKEKGMKPGLWFAPFIVEEHSMIADWHADMLATGDKKLPGLPFQCMKRMGFILDAAAEKSRKFLSELFSRYRAMGYEYFKLDFLRHLQNAVHHNGVKAAKGKLMRDALSLIRDAAGKDAHILGCNFPFEIGDGIVNSTRVSSDVAPRWHNVMSNVKSMAARYWMNRVLWWSDPDFAVCRGDDTSTDADLRRMNPLNVFQNMKDQNIEWKMMWENFVTYDEACVLMSLAVVTGGVIALSDKLSRLNERGLDLVRRTVAALDRGRGVPIDLFEHVHPERWVQMNEHGRRYLFVNYADRPKKFAIRGTDIDTSLRYRDFWTGEALLFPAKGTSKTISRHACLFIESY
- a CDS encoding transposase — its product is MQKYRKYGIPKYGFARIQCQDNDCEHEYILPFSCKSRCACPSCMQKHMLETGAFITETIALEVPHRHIVFTIPKLMRKNFYWHRPALNDLSRMAWDCIHAFMCNTLQRDGSRKSTSMSRARSRVPAYGRPGGVISIETAGEYQDPNPHIHLITTDGIFTPSGSFYFMPRYGDLAEKYLRSLWEVAITNYVLEKGFVTEETIAKVSGYRHNGFSVYARRRVEFKKSDERSVAEFEQLARYIVKPHFSLESMEYVPQTGKVLYHGTMNKGKRRNFEIFEANDFLAAVTSHIPKYRQRYINYYGEYSSRARAKEKEYDEMPREGATVEQREYRKRWAMLIRKVYEVDPLKCPKCGKEMQIVEYIREGYTFLYKQWLVSIDAWHLEPPRAPPVKQEELPLTYCPISEDAHYVDEFADA
- a CDS encoding alpha/beta hydrolase, giving the protein MSTPVIVQANPAIAERGNVHIYLPEGKGPHPYVLGIHGGGWQNGDQSSYAFLWPHLKQRGIALVLVSYRLAPAHRFPAPYEDMLVSLAWLRNNNGQHGLDNERCMIYGSSAGGHLAMLIGARATAEKHAMPKLCGVVCNCGITDMNAQYDHEAKRNGTMVTTFMGTTPSADVSLYRDASPIAHVHAAMAPVWMAHGSGDTVVPVDQSRAMAQVLRAKGHSPIYLEAAGLPHTLRETTNDGKNIEPMVLLFEHDLMRFIERVLQ